One genomic region from Candidatus Scalindua japonica encodes:
- a CDS encoding Mrp/NBP35 family ATP-binding protein yields the protein MEEKCERPFTCDFCPDFETCKRPEKGQNHNDWALSNRMSKIKKKIIIMSNKGGVGKSTVTANLGVALAEMGYKVGIADVDIHGPNIPKMLGVEGGRMKETENGIEPLSINDNLKVVSIAFMLPNPEEPIAWRDAAKQPFLCDLVRIFNWGELDFLLSDLPPGTGNEQITMIEEIGKAGKVDGAIIVTTPQDVALLDAQKAILFAQDYDVHVIGIVENMSVLTCPHCSGEIDVFKSGGGEKIAKKMNVPFLGKIPLDPEIASKCDEGKAFVSTNNNSKNSSALMEIAKKIIA from the coding sequence ATGGAAGAAAAGTGTGAAAGGCCATTTACCTGTGATTTTTGCCCCGATTTTGAGACCTGTAAAAGACCAGAAAAAGGACAGAATCACAATGATTGGGCATTAAGTAACAGGATGTCTAAGATAAAGAAAAAGATTATTATCATGTCTAATAAGGGAGGTGTTGGTAAGAGTACGGTAACTGCTAATCTTGGAGTGGCTTTAGCAGAGATGGGCTATAAAGTAGGAATTGCTGATGTGGATATACACGGCCCAAATATTCCTAAGATGCTTGGTGTGGAAGGAGGCAGGATGAAGGAAACTGAGAATGGTATTGAGCCACTGTCCATTAATGACAATCTCAAAGTAGTCTCAATTGCCTTTATGCTTCCAAATCCAGAAGAGCCTATCGCGTGGAGAGATGCAGCAAAGCAACCTTTTCTTTGTGACCTTGTTCGTATTTTTAACTGGGGAGAGCTTGATTTTCTTCTGTCCGATTTACCTCCAGGAACAGGTAACGAGCAGATTACGATGATTGAGGAAATTGGAAAGGCGGGAAAGGTGGATGGTGCCATTATCGTTACAACTCCTCAGGATGTTGCTCTCCTGGACGCGCAGAAGGCTATCTTGTTCGCGCAGGACTATGATGTACACGTTATTGGAATTGTTGAAAATATGAGTGTACTGACGTGTCCTCATTGCAGTGGAGAGATTGATGTATTTAAATCAGGAGGAGGCGAAAAAATTGCGAAGAAAATGAATGTTCCGTTTCTTGGTAAGATTCCTCTTGATCCGGAAATTGCTTCGAAATGTGATGAAGGCAAGGCTTTTGTATCAACCAACAATAATTCAAAGAATTCTTCAGCACTTATGGAAATAGCAAAGAAAATTATTGCATAG
- the moaC gene encoding cyclic pyranopterin monophosphate synthase MoaC: MNNPTLTHIDKNGASRMVDVSNKDITERIAVAHASVTMNSQTFRLIMDKQVRKGDVLEVARVAGIMAAKKTSELIPMCHPLNINSVKIDYTNNSKDTIEILAEVKITAKTGVEMEALTAVSVCALTIYDMCKSADKSMLISDIFLVNKSGGKSGTFIRA; this comes from the coding sequence ATGAATAATCCAACACTAACACACATTGATAAGAACGGCGCTTCTCGAATGGTAGACGTGAGCAATAAGGATATTACCGAACGTATTGCGGTAGCTCATGCGTCTGTGACCATGAATTCCCAAACATTCAGATTAATAATGGATAAGCAGGTGAGAAAGGGAGATGTGCTTGAAGTAGCTCGCGTTGCAGGCATAATGGCGGCAAAAAAAACAAGTGAACTGATTCCGATGTGCCATCCGCTTAATATAAATTCGGTTAAGATCGATTATACCAATAATAGTAAGGATACAATTGAAATCCTGGCAGAAGTTAAGATAACAGCGAAAACAGGCGTTGAGATGGAAGCACTCACTGCGGTTTCAGTGTGTGCTCTTACAATTTACGACATGTGTAAATCCGCAGATAAATCAATGCTCATAAGTGACATCTTTCTTGTCAATAAGAGCGGTGGTAAGAGTGGTACATTTATAAGGGCTTAG
- the moaA gene encoding GTP 3',8-cyclase MoaA has product MIDKHSRKISYLRVSVTDLCNLRCVYCMPPGGSELSERDEILSFEEILRIIKHGVTLGVNKIRLTGGEPLVRRGITTLIKQITDIDGINDIALTTNGVNLKEYAGTLKKSGLSRLNISLDTLRPDRFADITRGGNVQDVFDGVEEVLKVGFTGTKMNAVIMRGQNDDEILDFVRYILERNIELRFIELMASGWKNMVDADRFMPSSEIKERVQEIGELVPVNERVGGGPATIYRMKGALGTIGFISAVSKPFCSTCNRLRLTSDGKLRSCLLSGGEVDVRGLLRSSHLDEEELANELTKAFKKVTTMKPIVHSGKNKAVMNQIGG; this is encoded by the coding sequence ATGATTGATAAACATTCCAGAAAGATTAGTTATCTTAGAGTTTCTGTTACTGATTTGTGTAACTTAAGGTGTGTATATTGCATGCCACCCGGAGGGTCAGAATTGAGTGAAAGGGATGAAATTCTGAGTTTTGAAGAGATACTAAGGATAATAAAACATGGGGTAACCCTTGGTGTAAACAAGATAAGACTTACCGGAGGAGAACCACTCGTAAGGAGAGGTATTACTACTCTTATTAAACAAATTACAGATATTGATGGTATTAATGATATAGCATTAACTACAAACGGGGTTAACCTGAAGGAGTATGCGGGTACTTTGAAAAAGAGCGGCCTTTCAAGGCTGAATATTAGTCTGGATACTTTACGTCCGGATCGGTTTGCTGATATAACCAGAGGTGGTAATGTTCAGGACGTATTTGATGGTGTGGAAGAAGTCTTGAAGGTCGGTTTTACTGGCACAAAGATGAATGCAGTAATAATGCGTGGACAGAATGATGATGAAATACTGGATTTTGTCCGCTATATTTTGGAGAGAAACATAGAGTTAAGATTTATAGAGTTGATGGCTTCCGGATGGAAGAATATGGTTGATGCAGACAGATTTATGCCGTCTTCAGAGATAAAGGAGAGAGTGCAGGAGATTGGCGAGCTGGTTCCTGTGAATGAAAGAGTAGGGGGAGGTCCTGCTACGATTTACAGAATGAAGGGAGCGTTGGGGACAATAGGATTTATCTCAGCGGTTTCAAAACCATTTTGTAGTACTTGTAATCGTCTGAGACTTACGTCTGATGGAAAATTACGTTCATGTCTGTTGAGTGGTGGAGAGGTTGATGTCAGGGGTTTATTGCGCTCTTCTCATCTTGACGAAGAGGAACTGGCTAACGAGTTAACAAAAGCATTTAAAAAAGTGACAACTATGAAGCCTATAGTACATTCAGGAAAAAACAAGGCGGTAATGAATCAAATTGGCGGATAA
- a CDS encoding response regulator transcription factor codes for MKNVLVVGHCDLDHPQITSLIENNFSAKVTRVKLLKKTIEHLENQACDLVIINRIGAFDQESGLELIKRMKNDNRFDVPLLMVTNYKDKMDEAVGFGAVPGYGKDKLHDKETLELLGKYLSE; via the coding sequence ATGAAAAATGTGCTAGTAGTCGGTCATTGCGACTTAGACCATCCACAAATTACTTCATTGATAGAGAATAACTTTTCTGCCAAGGTAACAAGGGTGAAACTCTTAAAGAAGACAATAGAGCACCTTGAAAATCAGGCTTGTGATTTAGTTATTATTAACAGGATAGGGGCATTTGATCAGGAGAGCGGTCTGGAATTGATTAAGAGAATGAAAAATGATAATCGCTTTGACGTTCCATTGTTGATGGTCACTAACTACAAAGATAAAATGGATGAAGCGGTAGGGTTTGGAGCAGTGCCGGGATATGGTAAGGACAAGTTGCACGATAAAGAGACTTTGGAATTGTTGGGAAAGTATTTAAGCGAGTAA
- a CDS encoding chemotaxis protein CheX — MDIKELEGGITKAINEATNEVFTTMLMMEVKTQESFVKDEKNVSTDLISSLHFFGDQYMGKIAIFSSAAVACNIANSMLGTDTVEVNDEIKDGMGELVNMIAGVAKVKLTDTLGDMHLLTPWVIAGRHLSIASSDGRDASSSEGGVDFALDSQASFSWVMTKVEYDNGAFLVGVQPNAVPEENTAASISDREIKALKEEISKLKEEIVQLKS; from the coding sequence ATGGACATTAAAGAATTAGAGGGTGGCATAACAAAAGCTATTAATGAGGCTACAAACGAAGTCTTTACCACTATGCTGATGATGGAGGTAAAGACACAGGAGTCATTCGTGAAGGACGAAAAGAACGTTAGTACTGATTTAATCTCCTCTCTTCACTTCTTTGGTGACCAATATATGGGAAAAATCGCGATCTTCTCCTCTGCTGCAGTTGCATGTAATATTGCCAACTCGATGTTGGGTACAGATACGGTTGAAGTTAACGATGAAATCAAAGATGGTATGGGTGAACTTGTCAACATGATTGCGGGAGTTGCAAAAGTAAAACTCACAGACACACTTGGGGACATGCACCTACTAACGCCATGGGTAATCGCCGGCAGACATTTATCTATTGCCTCTTCAGATGGCAGGGACGCGAGCAGCAGTGAAGGAGGTGTAGATTTTGCACTTGATTCACAGGCATCTTTTTCCTGGGTCATGACAAAAGTTGAATATGATAACGGTGCGTTTCTTGTAGGAGTACAACCTAATGCCGTCCCGGAAGAGAATACAGCAGCATCTATTTCAGATAGAGAGATTAAAGCTTTAAAAGAAGAGATAAGTAAACTAAAAGAAGAGATAGTGCAATTGAAATCATAA
- a CDS encoding glutamine--tRNA ligase/YqeY domain fusion protein — MEQHNNEQKRDNETGKQPSVDFIRTFVAEDNRTKKWDGKVITRFPPEPNGFLHIGHAKSICLNFGIAAENDGGRCHLRFDDTNPVMEEARYVESIREDVRWMGWDWGKHLYYASDYFDQMYDYAVQLIKNGHAYVCDLTPEQMREYRGTLTSPGKESPYRYRSIEENLDLLDRMKAGEFEDGTRVLRAKIDISSANMNMRDPVMYRILHADHHRTGGKWRIYPTYDWAHGLEDSIEGITHSICTLEFENHRPLYDWYLDKLEVHHPQQIEFARLELTYTVMSKRKLLQLVEEKHVNGWDDPRIPTISGMRRRGYSPESIREFCRRIGVNKFNSTIDFALLEHCIREDLNKTSNRVMAVLKPLKVVIDNYPEEEEEWMDAVNNPEDPEAGTRKVPFSKVLYIEQDDFMEDPPKKFFRLAPGREVRLRYAYFVTCKDVVKDDKGHIVEIHCSYDPATRGGNAPDGRKVKSTIHWVSAAHALNAEVRLYDHLFNRENPEETADGEDFKSNLNPQSLKTLSGCMIEPCLKNTRPLDRFQFERLGYFCTDAESTKEKIVFNRTVTLRDTWAKIQKRGQIK, encoded by the coding sequence ATGGAACAACATAATAACGAACAAAAAAGAGATAATGAAACAGGAAAACAACCTTCAGTAGATTTTATCAGAACATTTGTAGCTGAAGACAACCGGACAAAGAAGTGGGACGGTAAAGTAATAACAAGATTCCCTCCTGAACCAAACGGTTTTCTTCATATTGGACATGCTAAATCAATCTGCCTGAATTTTGGCATTGCTGCTGAAAATGATGGTGGACGCTGCCATCTGAGGTTTGATGACACTAATCCTGTTATGGAAGAAGCCAGATACGTAGAATCTATCCGGGAAGATGTTCGCTGGATGGGCTGGGATTGGGGCAAACATCTATACTATGCTTCAGATTATTTCGATCAAATGTATGATTATGCAGTTCAATTAATCAAAAATGGCCATGCCTATGTCTGTGATCTGACCCCGGAACAGATGAGAGAATATCGCGGCACTTTAACTTCTCCGGGCAAAGAGAGCCCATACCGCTACCGAAGTATCGAAGAGAATCTGGACCTTTTAGATAGAATGAAAGCAGGTGAGTTCGAAGACGGCACCCGTGTACTTCGAGCAAAAATAGATATATCATCTGCCAATATGAACATGCGGGACCCTGTTATGTACCGCATTTTACATGCAGACCATCACCGTACTGGAGGCAAGTGGAGAATTTATCCCACCTACGATTGGGCACATGGGCTGGAAGATTCCATTGAGGGTATTACCCATTCTATCTGCACACTGGAATTTGAAAATCACAGGCCGCTCTATGACTGGTATCTTGACAAACTTGAAGTCCATCACCCTCAACAGATTGAGTTTGCGCGATTAGAACTCACTTATACCGTGATGAGTAAACGTAAACTACTGCAGTTGGTCGAGGAAAAACACGTAAATGGATGGGATGACCCCCGTATTCCAACTATCAGTGGAATGCGCAGGCGCGGATACAGCCCGGAATCAATTCGTGAATTCTGCAGGCGTATCGGGGTAAACAAGTTTAACAGCACAATTGATTTTGCACTGTTGGAACATTGTATTCGCGAAGACCTGAATAAAACATCAAATCGTGTTATGGCAGTATTAAAACCATTAAAGGTAGTAATAGACAATTATCCTGAAGAAGAGGAAGAGTGGATGGACGCGGTAAACAATCCGGAAGATCCGGAGGCAGGTACCAGAAAGGTTCCTTTTTCGAAAGTATTGTACATTGAGCAGGATGATTTCATGGAAGACCCTCCCAAAAAGTTTTTCCGCCTGGCACCAGGTAGAGAAGTAAGGCTACGCTATGCTTATTTTGTAACCTGTAAAGATGTCGTCAAAGATGACAAAGGGCATATCGTAGAGATACATTGCAGTTATGACCCGGCAACACGTGGTGGAAACGCACCTGACGGACGTAAGGTAAAGTCGACTATTCACTGGGTGTCTGCAGCACATGCACTAAATGCGGAAGTCAGACTTTACGACCACCTCTTTAACAGAGAAAATCCTGAAGAGACAGCAGACGGTGAAGACTTCAAATCAAATTTGAACCCACAATCGCTCAAAACACTCTCAGGCTGTATGATTGAACCATGCCTCAAAAATACCAGGCCACTCGATAGATTTCAGTTTGAAAGACTTGGTTACTTCTGTACGGATGCAGAATCCACAAAAGAGAAAATTGTCTTTAACAGAACGGTAACACTGCGTGACACCTGGGCTAAAATCCAAAAGAGGGGACAAATTAAATAA